In Nostoc sp. CENA543, a single genomic region encodes these proteins:
- a CDS encoding TVP38/TMEM64 family protein, translated as MIPKYRPRFNGKLKLLLLFISVVLLIIAARQFNFPGILQTLVARVNSLGVWGAIAYIIIYNLATLLFIPGSLLTLKAGCLFGVVWGSIYVLIAALIGATLAFLIGRYLSRDWVTRLLDNYPKFKAIDQAVSQEGWKIVLLTRLSPIFPFNLLNYAFGVTQISLKDYILGSLGILPGTVMYVYIGSLATDLATLDNTHQQVTPEAKILQLAMQIIGLIATVGVTIYVTKIAQKALAKSMVIEVEGREQGAGGKS; from the coding sequence ATGATTCCCAAGTATCGACCGCGATTCAATGGTAAGCTCAAACTGCTGCTGTTATTTATTTCGGTAGTTCTCTTAATTATCGCTGCTCGACAATTTAACTTTCCAGGCATTTTACAAACACTCGTCGCTAGGGTTAATAGTTTGGGTGTTTGGGGAGCGATCGCCTATATAATTATTTACAATTTAGCGACTTTATTATTTATTCCAGGTTCCTTACTCACACTGAAAGCTGGGTGTTTATTTGGTGTTGTGTGGGGTTCAATTTATGTGTTAATTGCCGCACTTATCGGTGCAACTTTAGCCTTTCTTATCGGTAGATATTTATCGCGCGATTGGGTAACTCGTCTACTAGATAACTATCCTAAATTTAAAGCAATTGATCAAGCTGTATCTCAAGAAGGCTGGAAAATAGTTTTGTTGACTCGATTATCTCCTATCTTCCCATTTAACTTGTTAAATTACGCCTTTGGAGTTACACAAATTTCTCTCAAAGACTATATTTTAGGTTCTTTAGGGATTTTGCCGGGAACTGTGATGTATGTTTATATTGGGTCTTTAGCTACTGATTTGGCAACTCTAGATAATACTCATCAACAAGTTACACCAGAAGCTAAAATTCTACAGTTGGCAATGCAAATTATCGGTTTAATTGCTACTGTTGGTGTCACTATATATGTAACTAAAATTGCTCAAAAAGCTTTGGCAAAAAGTATGGTGATAGAGGTAGAGGGCAGGGAGCAGGGGGCAGGGGGAAAGAGTTAG
- a CDS encoding TVP38/TMEM64 family protein has translation MGNIFNYKIIRLFSLVFLTVAISVLVNTDFAVAQTTNDVNLWNPQTLLRQALQWIDSLGTVGAIAFIALYIIATVAFLPGSILTLGAGVVFGVVWGAIYVFIGATLGATAAFLVGRYLARGWVAKKIADNKKFAAIDRAVGREGLKIVLLTRLSPIFPFNLLNYAFGITGVSLTDYFIGSVGMIPGTIMYVYIGSLAGNLAMIGTEGQPTNPTAQWIIRIVGFIATVAVTIYVTRIAQKALEEEIS, from the coding sequence ATGGGAAATATATTTAATTACAAGATTATTAGATTATTTAGTTTAGTATTTTTGACAGTGGCAATTTCTGTGTTGGTAAATACAGATTTTGCTGTAGCCCAGACTACAAATGATGTGAATCTTTGGAATCCTCAAACTCTTTTACGTCAAGCTTTGCAGTGGATTGATAGTTTGGGAACAGTCGGCGCGATCGCTTTTATTGCACTATATATAATTGCTACTGTTGCTTTCTTACCTGGCTCAATCCTCACCTTGGGTGCTGGTGTGGTGTTTGGCGTAGTTTGGGGTGCAATTTATGTCTTCATTGGTGCAACTTTGGGTGCAACGGCTGCTTTTTTGGTGGGACGTTATTTAGCGCGGGGTTGGGTAGCCAAGAAAATCGCTGATAACAAAAAATTTGCCGCCATTGACAGGGCTGTGGGTAGAGAGGGTTTAAAAATTGTTCTTTTAACCCGACTTTCCCCCATATTCCCGTTTAATCTCTTAAATTACGCCTTCGGAATTACAGGGGTTTCACTTACTGACTATTTTATTGGCTCTGTGGGCATGATTCCCGGAACTATCATGTACGTTTACATTGGTTCGCTTGCCGGAAACCTCGCTATGATTGGGACTGAAGGTCAACCCACTAACCCTACAGCACAATGGATAATTCGCATCGTGGGTTTTATCGCTACCGTCGCCGTTACCATCTACGTCACCCGCATTGCTCAAAAAGCCTTAGAAGAAGAGATTTCGTAG
- a CDS encoding mercuric reductase, with protein MSNSELERVIVRPVDEYNQKLVGYVHPPNWVNPQPADCYDLVVIGAGTAGLVVAAGAAGLGLGLKVALIEKHLMGGDCLNVGCVPSKTIIRSARVVGEIWNAKNLGVNIPKQQIEIDFPTVMQRMRRIRAGISHHDSAERFSSLGVDVFLGSGRFASKDTVEVGGKVLKFKKAVIATGARAAKPAIRGLEAAGYLTNETVFSLIQKPERLAVIGGGPIGCELAQAFRRLGCEVVLFHSGSHVLNKEDGDAAQVVQQALIQEGIRLVLNCRLEEVVTVTEGKRLYFSVNGYRDSVTVDEILVGAGRAPNVEGLNLEGVGVEYDKHQGVKVNDYLQTTNPKIYAAGDICMNWKFTHAADAAARIVIKNTLFSPFGLGRSKLSSLVMPWVTYTDPEIAHVGLSEREARDQGIDVVTIKIPFSSVDRAIADGQEEGFLKIHHKKGSDEIIGATIVASHAGEMISEITTAIVHKIGLSKLSSVIHPYPTQAEAIKKAADAYRRTLLTPRTKKILGLLTKFS; from the coding sequence ATGTCTAATTCTGAGCTAGAGAGAGTTATTGTGCGCCCAGTGGATGAGTATAACCAAAAGTTGGTGGGTTATGTGCATCCGCCTAATTGGGTGAATCCTCAACCGGCTGATTGTTATGACTTGGTGGTAATTGGTGCGGGAACTGCGGGGTTAGTGGTGGCGGCTGGTGCGGCTGGGTTGGGTTTGGGTTTGAAAGTCGCATTAATTGAAAAGCATCTCATGGGTGGGGATTGCTTGAATGTTGGTTGTGTCCCTTCTAAGACAATAATTCGGTCGGCGCGGGTGGTGGGGGAAATTTGGAATGCCAAGAATTTGGGTGTGAATATTCCCAAACAACAAATTGAAATTGATTTTCCTACCGTTATGCAAAGAATGCGGCGCATTCGGGCGGGAATTAGTCACCATGACTCAGCAGAGCGTTTTTCATCCTTGGGTGTGGATGTATTCTTAGGTAGTGGTCGTTTTGCTAGCAAGGATACGGTAGAAGTCGGCGGTAAAGTCCTCAAGTTTAAAAAAGCAGTGATTGCGACTGGTGCAAGGGCGGCAAAACCAGCCATTCGGGGATTAGAAGCGGCTGGTTATTTAACGAATGAAACCGTGTTTTCTCTCATCCAAAAGCCTGAACGGTTGGCGGTAATTGGTGGCGGGCCTATTGGTTGTGAATTGGCGCAAGCATTCCGGCGTTTGGGCTGTGAGGTGGTGCTGTTCCATAGCGGTTCTCATGTCCTGAATAAAGAAGATGGGGACGCAGCGCAAGTTGTGCAGCAAGCTTTAATCCAAGAAGGTATTCGTTTAGTTTTAAATTGCAGATTAGAAGAAGTCGTGACAGTCACGGAAGGTAAGCGACTGTATTTTTCTGTGAATGGTTATCGAGATTCGGTGACGGTAGATGAAATTCTCGTGGGTGCTGGACGCGCGCCCAATGTGGAAGGATTGAATTTAGAAGGTGTGGGTGTAGAGTATGACAAACACCAAGGTGTGAAGGTGAATGATTATCTGCAAACCACCAACCCGAAAATTTATGCGGCTGGGGATATCTGCATGAATTGGAAATTTACCCACGCAGCCGACGCAGCCGCTAGGATTGTTATTAAGAACACCTTATTTTCTCCTTTCGGCTTGGGAAGGTCAAAGTTGAGTAGTTTAGTTATGCCGTGGGTGACATACACTGACCCAGAAATTGCCCATGTTGGGTTGTCTGAGAGGGAAGCTAGAGACCAGGGAATTGATGTAGTGACAATAAAAATTCCTTTTAGTAGTGTAGACCGAGCGATCGCAGACGGACAAGAAGAGGGATTCTTGAAAATTCACCACAAAAAAGGTTCTGATGAAATTATTGGTGCAACAATTGTCGCTAGCCATGCAGGCGAAATGATTTCAGAAATCACCACAGCAATTGTTCATAAAATCGGGCTAAGTAAACTCAGCAGTGTCATTCATCCCTACCCCACCCAAGCGGAAGCAATTAAAAAAGCCGCCGACGCTTATCGCAGGACACTACTAACACCAAGAACTAAAAAAATCTTAGGATTGTTAACTAAATTTTCTTAA
- the radC gene encoding DNA repair protein RadC yields MTYCLRIADIPENERPRERLMTYGPKILATAELIAILLGTGQGPGKLSAVGLGQYILQELSKHQRDPLAVLREVTPAELMQIPGIGPAKATTILAAIELGKRAFQSRPLDRTPIDSPMAAAAALSQDLMWQAQERFAVLLLDVKNRLLGTQVISIGTATETLASPREIFREVIRQGATRAIIAHNHPSGNVEPSPEDIDLTRQLLAGAQLLGIPLLDHLILGNGNHQSLREITSLWNEYPQGD; encoded by the coding sequence ATGACCTATTGCCTAAGAATTGCTGATATACCTGAAAATGAGCGTCCCCGTGAACGGTTAATGACCTATGGGCCGAAAATCCTCGCTACAGCCGAATTAATCGCAATTCTTTTAGGCACAGGACAGGGGCCTGGTAAACTTTCCGCCGTGGGTTTAGGGCAATATATCTTACAAGAATTAAGCAAACATCAACGTGACCCTTTAGCTGTGTTGCGAGAAGTCACACCTGCGGAGTTAATGCAGATACCAGGAATCGGCCCTGCTAAAGCCACGACTATTTTAGCTGCCATTGAATTGGGTAAACGCGCCTTCCAATCTCGTCCCTTAGACCGCACACCCATCGATAGCCCAATGGCGGCGGCTGCGGCTTTGAGTCAAGACCTTATGTGGCAAGCGCAAGAAAGATTTGCTGTCTTATTATTAGATGTGAAAAATCGTCTTTTGGGAACACAAGTAATTAGCATCGGTACAGCCACCGAAACCTTAGCTTCTCCCCGTGAAATTTTTCGGGAAGTGATTCGTCAAGGCGCAACACGGGCGATAATTGCTCATAATCACCCTTCAGGCAATGTAGAACCCAGTCCAGAAGATATAGACTTAACACGCCAATTGTTAGCCGGGGCGCAATTATTAGGGATACCGTTGTTAGACCATTTAATTTTGGGGAACGGTAATCATCAAAGTTTACGCGAGATTACCAGTTTATGGAATGAGTATCCGCAGGGGGATTGA
- a CDS encoding phosphoribulokinase, with protein MSRPIILGIVGDSAAGKTTLTRGIAQVLGTENVTLICTDDYHKYDRQQRAEIGITALHPDCNHLDIMQQHLSLLRTGQPILKPVYSHKTGTFEAPQYIKPNKFVIIEGLLGYSTRAARDCYDVKVYLAPPEDLRAKWKVKRDTQKRGYTPEQVLAELEKREPDSEQFIRPQRQWSDIVVSFYPPEGASDETNGHLNVRLVLRPTIPHPDFTPIINLTDNNDGSAIRLGLDRDMSKPVDVLAVDGHATLEQVNKLEHIICSDMPHLRSVCDRESNPEIGKIAGTTGETLQSYPLALTQLIITYHMLKATQMFQ; from the coding sequence ATGAGTCGTCCAATAATTCTGGGTATTGTTGGTGATAGTGCTGCGGGAAAAACTACACTCACTAGAGGAATTGCTCAGGTACTAGGTACAGAAAATGTCACACTCATTTGTACAGATGATTACCACAAATATGACCGCCAGCAACGGGCAGAAATTGGAATTACCGCCCTACACCCAGACTGTAATCATTTAGATATCATGCAGCAGCATCTATCTTTGCTGCGTACAGGTCAACCCATTCTTAAACCAGTTTATAGTCACAAAACTGGAACTTTTGAAGCCCCACAGTATATAAAACCGAATAAATTTGTCATTATCGAAGGCTTGCTTGGTTATTCTACCCGTGCAGCCCGTGATTGCTATGATGTTAAAGTCTACCTTGCACCGCCAGAAGACTTACGCGCTAAATGGAAGGTTAAACGAGACACCCAAAAACGCGGCTACACCCCCGAACAAGTATTAGCAGAATTAGAAAAACGCGAACCAGATTCCGAACAATTTATTCGTCCTCAAAGACAATGGTCGGATATAGTGGTGAGTTTCTATCCACCAGAAGGTGCAAGCGATGAAACCAACGGACACTTAAATGTGCGTTTAGTTTTACGTCCCACCATTCCCCACCCAGATTTTACCCCCATTATTAATTTGACCGACAATAACGATGGGTCAGCGATTCGCCTGGGATTAGACCGAGACATGAGTAAACCCGTAGATGTCCTAGCAGTGGATGGTCACGCCACCTTAGAACAGGTAAATAAATTAGAACATATTATCTGTTCAGATATGCCTCACTTAAGAAGTGTATGCGATCGCGAAAGCAACCCTGAAATTGGTAAAATCGCCGGTACAACTGGAGAAACTCTACAAAGTTACCCCCTCGCACTGACACAGCTAATTATTACTTACCATATGCTCAAAGCCACACAAATGTTTCAGTAA
- a CDS encoding peptide ligase PGM1-related protein yields the protein MVTIDVAKLAQIDQFHSLQLTLRDRWKTIELFDTGEADIIVVPSLSIDQREIQKVEGFEHYEERLLFALMRLRNPRTRLIYVTSMPLHPSIIDYYLQLLPGIPFSHARNRLLLLSTYDSSPKPLSQKILERPRLIERIRQAIRLEKSLMVCYNSTDLEAELSLKLDVPLYAAAPELQIWGTKSGSRQIFAQSGVPHPDGSELVWNPQDLAAAASELWERQPTLQRMVVKLNEGISGEGNALLDLRPIMHLAPGQGTHLERVAAISDRFSTMRFQAKQENWRNFAGRIAELGAIVEAFVEGEIKRSPSVQGRITPTGEVEILSTHDQILGGPDGQIYLGCRFPADESYRLQLQQLGLNVGRKLAEKGALERFGVDFIAVDLGKGKWDIQAIEINLRKGGTTHPFMTLKLLTNGRYDLSTGLFYSQQGRPKYYIATDNLQKDRYRGLLPNDLMDIIAHHRLHFDSCTETGTVFHLMGCLSQFGKLGLTSIGDSPQQAEDIYNKVIKVLDTETKAENPNFSLFSDYTFPVIWDGYS from the coding sequence ATGGTGACAATAGATGTTGCAAAATTAGCACAAATTGATCAGTTTCACAGTCTGCAATTAACTTTGCGCGATCGCTGGAAAACTATCGAGTTATTTGATACTGGGGAAGCTGATATTATTGTGGTTCCTTCTTTGAGTATTGACCAGCGCGAGATCCAAAAGGTAGAGGGTTTTGAACATTATGAAGAAAGGTTACTTTTTGCTCTGATGCGGTTAAGAAATCCCCGCACTAGGTTAATTTATGTAACTTCAATGCCCTTACATCCCAGCATTATTGATTACTATTTACAATTACTTCCTGGTATTCCTTTTTCTCATGCACGTAATCGCTTACTCTTACTTTCAACTTACGATTCTTCACCTAAACCCCTAAGTCAAAAGATTTTAGAACGTCCGCGATTAATTGAAAGAATTCGCCAAGCTATCAGATTAGAAAAATCATTGATGGTCTGCTACAATTCAACTGATTTAGAAGCAGAATTATCGCTCAAATTAGACGTACCATTATATGCGGCTGCACCAGAGTTGCAAATTTGGGGAACAAAAAGTGGGAGTCGGCAAATTTTTGCTCAAAGTGGTGTTCCTCACCCTGATGGTAGTGAATTAGTCTGGAATCCCCAAGATTTAGCAGCAGCAGCTAGTGAGTTATGGGAACGTCAACCGACATTACAACGGATGGTAGTCAAACTCAATGAGGGGATTTCTGGAGAAGGAAACGCACTCCTTGATTTGCGTCCCATTATGCACTTAGCACCAGGACAAGGTACTCATTTAGAAAGAGTAGCAGCAATTAGCGATCGCTTCTCCACTATGCGCTTTCAAGCTAAACAAGAAAATTGGCGCAATTTTGCAGGAAGAATTGCAGAATTAGGTGCAATTGTCGAGGCTTTTGTAGAAGGCGAAATCAAACGTTCTCCTAGCGTTCAAGGACGCATTACTCCTACTGGAGAAGTCGAAATCCTCTCTACCCATGACCAAATTCTCGGCGGCCCCGACGGACAAATTTATCTCGGCTGTCGCTTCCCCGCCGATGAAAGTTATCGTTTACAACTGCAACAATTAGGTTTAAACGTTGGGAGAAAATTAGCAGAAAAAGGTGCTTTAGAAAGATTTGGTGTAGATTTTATTGCTGTTGATTTAGGTAAGGGTAAATGGGACATCCAAGCGATTGAAATTAACCTCCGTAAAGGTGGTACTACCCATCCATTTATGACCTTAAAATTATTGACAAATGGTCGTTATGACCTATCTACGGGGTTATTTTATAGTCAACAAGGTCGTCCCAAATATTACATTGCTACAGATAATCTGCAAAAAGACCGCTATCGAGGATTATTACCTAATGATTTAATGGATATCATCGCCCATCACAGATTACACTTCGATAGTTGCACAGAAACCGGCACAGTGTTTCATCTGATGGGTTGTCTATCTCAATTTGGTAAGTTGGGATTAACTAGTATTGGGGATTCACCCCAACAAGCAGAAGATATCTACAACAAAGTTATTAAAGTTCTCGACACAGAAACCAAAGCAGAAAATCCGAATTTTTCGCTGTTTTCAGATTACACTTTCCCTGTAATTTGGGATGGGTATAGTTGA
- a CDS encoding ABC transporter permease, with the protein MKLIQRLFDSPFWALVRKEINQILRNKQLMILLIVPPTIQLLLYGFILNPDVHNLRLGVIDYANISASRELVSAMTSNQIFTLESVPSSEKELSRQVEEGKLDVGVIIPPDFPRQLATKSAEIQVFIDAVNANTAGIASNYMNQIIQQYNLRLTPGKTSPPISPNVVFLYNPGLTSSWFFVPGVMGLVLTLISTLVSAVTVVREKDTGTIEQLLMTPAANWEILLSKIFPLAFLLMGDVLLAITIATVIFHVPFRGNFILFLALSSMYVFVGISLGIMLATISSSQQQVVLTSFFINLPMVQTSGAIAPIEAMPPVFQVLSLLNPLRHYIAIVRGILLKGVGLDVLWMNVLALVAFAVVLLTISVNKFRNQLS; encoded by the coding sequence ATGAAACTCATTCAACGCTTATTCGATAGTCCATTTTGGGCATTAGTACGCAAAGAGATCAATCAGATTCTACGCAATAAACAATTAATGATATTGTTAATTGTACCGCCTACTATCCAACTATTACTTTACGGTTTTATTCTCAATCCTGATGTACATAACTTACGTTTAGGTGTCATCGATTACGCTAACATTAGCGCGAGTCGTGAGTTAGTTTCAGCTATGACATCAAATCAGATTTTTACTTTAGAATCTGTCCCCAGCAGTGAAAAAGAGTTGAGTCGTCAAGTAGAAGAGGGAAAGTTAGATGTCGGCGTAATTATTCCCCCTGATTTTCCGCGCCAACTTGCCACAAAATCAGCAGAAATCCAAGTATTTATTGATGCTGTCAATGCCAATACAGCCGGAATTGCCAGCAATTATATGAATCAAATTATTCAGCAATATAATCTGCGTTTAACTCCAGGGAAAACTAGTCCACCAATCTCACCTAATGTGGTGTTTCTTTATAATCCTGGACTAACTAGTAGTTGGTTTTTTGTACCAGGGGTTATGGGTTTAGTGTTGACATTAATTAGCACATTAGTGTCAGCCGTTACAGTCGTGAGGGAGAAAGATACAGGAACAATAGAACAATTATTAATGACACCGGCGGCAAACTGGGAAATATTATTGTCTAAAATTTTTCCCTTAGCATTTTTATTAATGGGGGATGTTTTACTGGCTATCACTATAGCAACGGTAATATTTCATGTGCCATTTCGGGGAAATTTTATATTATTTCTTGCCTTATCAAGTATGTATGTATTTGTGGGAATTAGCCTAGGGATTATGTTAGCAACTATCAGTAGTTCCCAGCAGCAAGTAGTGCTGACATCTTTCTTTATTAATTTACCAATGGTACAGACTTCTGGCGCGATCGCACCCATTGAAGCCATGCCTCCTGTCTTCCAAGTCTTATCTCTACTCAATCCCCTACGTCATTATATTGCGATCGTGCGGGGAATTTTACTTAAAGGTGTGGGTTTAGATGTCCTGTGGATGAATGTTTTAGCATTAGTCGCCTTTGCTGTTGTTTTATTAACTATTAGTGTGAATAAATTTCGCAATCAGTTAAGTTAG
- a CDS encoding ABC transporter permease, translating to MKRILAQCVKEIAQFRRDRLTLALAFLLPFLTLIIFGFAIRLESKDIPLVVQDFNRTNLSQSYIERLYATNQFIPKEWSGINPTRDAIDKGIAKAAVIIPPEFSRDIQAGRNTNVQILIDATDVNNARVIRGSIQRVTNFFMQEHGLVPTTSTITPRLRLWFNPGRLESLYIVPGVYGVILWIFPSLLAAIAMVREKEKGTVLQIYASSISASELLLGKGLAYLLIAIAETLIVMILGSLVFQVGIVGNPITLIIGTLLFLMDSVFFGLLLGVRSSNQNAAVQGVSLIGFITSLLLSGFIYPLNNIPFPLSLAPNIIPARYYIDVTRDAFVRGIGFAGVWFDLIMLAVLGLFFFNVSRRILSRMQLPS from the coding sequence ATGAAAAGAATCCTTGCCCAATGTGTGAAAGAGATAGCCCAATTTCGCCGCGATCGCCTGACGTTGGCGTTAGCATTTTTATTACCATTTCTTACCTTAATTATTTTTGGTTTTGCTATCAGATTAGAGAGTAAAGATATTCCTTTAGTTGTTCAAGATTTCAATCGCACTAACTTAAGTCAAAGCTATATTGAAAGATTGTACGCTACTAATCAATTTATTCCGAAAGAATGGTCTGGCATAAACCCTACACGGGATGCTATAGATAAAGGAATTGCTAAAGCTGCTGTGATTATTCCACCGGAATTTAGCAGAGATATTCAAGCAGGTAGAAATACAAATGTGCAAATCTTAATTGATGCGACAGATGTGAATAACGCGCGTGTGATTAGAGGTAGTATTCAACGAGTTACTAACTTTTTCATGCAAGAGCATGGACTTGTACCTACTACTAGTACAATTACGCCTAGATTACGTTTATGGTTTAATCCTGGGAGGTTAGAATCATTGTATATTGTGCCAGGTGTCTACGGTGTAATTTTGTGGATTTTTCCTTCCTTATTAGCTGCGATCGCAATGGTTAGAGAAAAAGAAAAAGGCACAGTTTTGCAAATTTATGCTTCTAGTATTAGTGCTTCAGAATTGTTACTAGGAAAAGGACTAGCCTATTTATTAATTGCTATTGCTGAAACCTTAATAGTGATGATACTAGGTTCATTGGTTTTTCAGGTTGGTATTGTAGGTAATCCCATCACTTTAATTATCGGAACTTTGTTATTTTTGATGGATAGTGTTTTTTTTGGGCTACTTTTAGGAGTCAGGAGTAGTAACCAAAATGCGGCTGTGCAAGGTGTTTCTCTGATAGGTTTTATTACATCTTTATTACTGTCAGGTTTTATTTATCCTCTCAATAACATTCCTTTCCCCCTATCATTAGCACCTAATATAATTCCTGCACGCTATTACATAGATGTGACTCGCGATGCCTTTGTACGCGGTATAGGATTTGCTGGAGTGTGGTTTGATTTAATTATGCTTGCAGTCTTAGGATTATTCTTTTTCAATGTATCGCGCCGAATTTTAAGCAGAATGCAATTACCAAGTTGA
- a CDS encoding ATP-binding cassette domain-containing protein: MQQPLTTAPKNTPPSSTPPAIKVRGLHKHYGKLAAVRGIDFTVQKGEMFGLIGPDGAGKTSTFHILGGIMEATAGEVQIFNQPARDARLMTGYLTQQFSLYLDLSIDENLRYAAGLRQVPDDLLQTRRDKYLTLMSLERFGDRLAGQLSGGMKQKLALCCALVSQPEVLLLDEPTTGVDPVSRREFWDVLAELSAEGMTIVVATPYLDEAERCHRVALMYSGKIHEIGTPTELRANLGLHRLEVRTANLEATETILSQANQTNIVDVQIFGDRLDVLVPDLEIGETEVRQLLQQHNLPSPHIEHGEPTLENVFVTRLRQQGSAPQFFPFPRSRMRGLGIGDESIQNTLREGKPTKFKIQNEEELGIGDKVDKGEFISQLSTHNSARAKRPASANSTQHSALAIYAHNLSRVFGKFQAVKNVNVEVRYGEIFGLLGANGAGKTTTIKMLCGLLAASGGKVSLGGETGNLRSADLRRRIGYMSQKFTLYDDLTILQNLEFYSGVYGVPRKLRQEKIDWVIATCGLEGQENMLTGQLPGGWKQRVAFGASVMHEPDILFLDEPTSGVDPLARRQFWKLINDFARNGTAILVTTHYLEEAEQCNRMSFMVAGETVAEGSPSFIKSSQPGKLIEIIVNHNQAASKLLKQYFESWRVSIFADSLHIVLDNPETEINQLKQLLESHKITINSLRSIPFSLEDAFIGIVERSQI; the protein is encoded by the coding sequence ATGCAACAACCACTCACAACCGCCCCAAAAAACACACCCCCATCCTCCACACCTCCCGCCATCAAAGTGCGTGGCTTACACAAACACTATGGCAAACTAGCGGCTGTGAGAGGTATTGATTTCACAGTCCAAAAAGGCGAAATGTTTGGACTAATCGGCCCTGATGGTGCAGGAAAAACCAGCACCTTTCACATTTTGGGCGGAATCATGGAAGCCACCGCCGGAGAAGTGCAGATATTTAACCAACCTGCACGAGATGCGAGGTTAATGACAGGCTATCTCACACAACAGTTTTCACTGTATTTAGATTTAAGTATTGATGAAAACTTGCGTTATGCAGCTGGGTTGCGACAAGTTCCAGACGACTTGTTACAAACAAGACGCGATAAATATTTAACATTAATGAGTTTAGAGCGATTTGGCGATCGCTTGGCGGGACAACTTTCCGGTGGGATGAAACAAAAACTAGCTTTGTGTTGTGCTTTGGTATCACAACCAGAAGTGTTGTTACTTGATGAACCTACCACCGGTGTAGATCCAGTTTCTCGGAGGGAATTTTGGGATGTGTTAGCGGAATTATCCGCCGAAGGCATGACAATTGTTGTCGCCACACCATATCTAGACGAAGCCGAACGCTGTCACCGCGTCGCCTTGATGTACAGTGGAAAAATTCACGAAATCGGCACACCTACAGAATTACGGGCTAACTTAGGCTTGCATCGCTTAGAAGTGCGGACAGCAAATCTAGAAGCCACAGAAACTATACTTTCCCAAGCTAATCAGACAAATATAGTCGATGTACAGATATTTGGCGATCGCTTAGATGTCCTCGTTCCCGATTTAGAAATTGGTGAAACCGAAGTCCGTCAATTACTACAACAACACAATTTACCCTCACCTCATATCGAACATGGCGAACCCACATTAGAAAATGTCTTTGTTACCCGCCTACGTCAACAAGGTTCAGCACCGCAGTTTTTCCCATTTCCGCGATCGCGCATGAGGGGATTGGGGATTGGGGACGAATCAATTCAAAATACCCTACGGGAAGGCAAGCCTACAAAATTCAAAATTCAAAATGAAGAAGAGTTGGGGATTGGGGACAAGGTAGACAAGGGAGAATTTATTTCTCAACTCAGCACTCACAACTCAGCACGGGCTAAACGCCCCGCTTCCGCTAACAGCACTCAGCACTCAGCACTAGCCATCTACGCACACAACCTGAGTCGAGTGTTTGGTAAGTTCCAAGCGGTGAAGAATGTGAATGTTGAGGTGCGTTATGGGGAAATTTTTGGGTTGTTGGGTGCTAACGGTGCGGGTAAAACCACTACGATTAAAATGCTGTGTGGGTTGTTAGCTGCAAGCGGTGGCAAAGTTTCCTTGGGTGGCGAAACTGGAAATCTGCGTAGTGCAGACTTACGTCGGCGCATCGGTTACATGAGTCAAAAGTTCACTCTCTATGATGATTTAACTATTCTGCAAAACTTAGAATTTTATAGCGGTGTTTACGGTGTTCCTCGCAAACTACGACAAGAAAAAATTGATTGGGTAATTGCTACCTGTGGCTTAGAAGGACAGGAAAATATGCTGACTGGACAGTTACCAGGTGGTTGGAAACAACGAGTCGCCTTTGGGGCTTCTGTCATGCACGAACCAGATATTTTATTTTTAGACGAACCCACATCAGGAGTAGATCCCCTGGCGCGTCGTCAATTTTGGAAGTTAATTAATGATTTTGCTCGTAATGGTACAGCGATTTTAGTCACTACTCATTATTTAGAAGAAGCTGAACAATGTAATCGTATGAGTTTTATGGTTGCAGGGGAAACTGTCGCTGAAGGTTCACCAAGTTTTATCAAATCTTCGCAACCAGGAAAGTTAATAGAAATCATAGTCAATCACAATCAAGCGGCTTCTAAGTTACTCAAACAATATTTTGAATCTTGGCGAGTTTCGATATTTGCTGATAGTTTACACATCGTCCTCGACAATCCTGAAACCGAAATCAATCAATTAAAACAACTTTTAGAATCCCATAAAATCACCATCAATTCCCTACGTTCCATTCCTTTCTCCCTAGAAGATGCCTTTATCGGTATAGTAGAGCGATCGCAAATTTGA